In Silene latifolia isolate original U9 population chromosome 6, ASM4854445v1, whole genome shotgun sequence, the genomic window ATCTAGTGTTTCTGACGATGTTCAAGTTGCAAAGAATTGGGTTAGATGGACAATGGATGAGATGAAGCCATGGAAGAATGAGCCTTCAGGTTCACCATTTGCGCCCATTGACGAGAGGGAGAGGGAACAAGAAAAAGTCATGAAAGAGAAGGTAAAGAGGTTGGAGGTGAAGGTGAACAAGGaaaaaagtgaaaagttgaggCTCATGAGAGGGATGTATGACTGCCAGAGAAAGATTGTGGATTTAGAGAGAACAATTGCGGAGAAGGATGAAGGGTTGTCAAGGCTAAGTAAGGAGAAGGTAGAGGCCATAAGACAACTTTGTATCTGGATTGAATATCATCAAAGCCGCTTCGATCAATTCAAGGAGATGATGTTAGCAAAAAAGACCAAAAATCGAGGAAGATCATGAGAATTTCATGTATTAGTTCAATTCGAGcaaagatcctctccatttcctaaaaagaaatggagagtccATTTTCTTTGAACGATCCAGATTGCATCCTTGCAAGATCAAACAGTTTTAGATTTATGGACAAAAATAAGAGTTAATAGAGTTTGGaggaaaaatattattaaatgaaatggagaggatccattccATTAATTCTTATATGAACAGTTTCACGATAAAATTTTCATAAGACCTCTCACATAATGAGTAGTAATTTTTTTCCATCTTATTTTTTTTCCTTattgttagttagttagtttataGTGTGATATGCTCTGTCTCACATCATCTTAATGTATGTGGTATAGTTTTTTTGCATACTTAAATGGGGATATTTAGTTTACGAGTATAGATTTCTTATAATGAATCATTTTACGATGTGACGAGCAGAAagtatctctctctctctctctctctctctatatatatatatatatatatatatatatatatatatatatatatatatatatatatatatatatatatatatatgactcTTTATCTTGAATGAATTTATCCTTTTTATATAAATGTTGTTGCTGTTAGTATGAATTCGGGTATCATGTGAATCATTATGAACGGTAAA contains:
- the LOC141588798 gene encoding uncharacterized protein LOC141588798 — protein: MDEVAHEFRKNFEDKFRMLSQRIRVAEQLHAEDKDNLKKIKKRCEEVHPGIERKLKDLMSSSKADFLKLSQALDEMMKGMEHFINDFDSKEGRFLQRLSSVSDDVQVAKNWVRWTMDEMKPWKNEPSGSPFAPIDEREREQEKVMKEKVKRLEVKVNKEKSEKLRLMRGMYDCQRKIVDLERTIAEKDEGLSRLSKEKVEAIRQLCIWIEYHQSRFDQFKEMMLAKKTKNRGRS